Sequence from the Planktothrix sp. FACHB-1365 genome:
TAATCGGAGGTGTTATGGTCTTACGATTATTATTATCTCCAATAACAGCACCCTTTGGGGGGGTAATCTGGATCGGCGAACAACTCCTAGAACGGGCTGAAGCCGAACTAGACGATAAAGAAAACTTAAGTAAACGATTATTAGCCCTTCAGTTAGCTTTTGATATGGGAGATATTTCTGAGGAAGAGTTTGAAGTCCAAGAAGAAGAATTATTATTGCAAATTCAAGCCTTAGAAGATGAAAATGCAGATTCAATGAATTAAACCAATTTCCGAGACGGTTTAATTCTGTTTTCTGTGTGTTTCGCTGTACCCGACCTCTATTGATGTCAACAACCTTTGTAGAGACTAAGCATGGCTAGTCTCTACAGGGGATCATTCCCTGTTACCTGTTCCCTAGTGCTTGCTTGTACGAGTCAACGGCCAACTCCATGTTAATCTTAGTTTTTGTATTGCAGACACTCAACACACAAGCGCACAAACGATCATGTCGGACACTCCATCGTCTCAACTTTCAGAACAACCA
This genomic interval carries:
- a CDS encoding gas vesicle protein GvpG, producing MVLRLLLSPITAPFGGVIWIGEQLLERAEAELDDKENLSKRLLALQLAFDMGDISEEEFEVQEEELLLQIQALEDENADSMN